The window CGGTGCTCCTCGCAGGTTTGGCGAGCGTGCTGACCGCCGACGCGCAAGCCGGGACGTTTCTCGCTTGCGGTGCAAGTGTTTTGACCGGCCTGCTGATCCTGATTTCGCAACTGCTCGGCAGCCGCGATCGTGCTGCGACTGCGGTGCGACCTTTTCGTTACGTTCTTCCCGAACTGGCCGTCAATAACATCGGCCGCGCGCGTGGCCGCAGCATCGCCACCATCGCGCTCGTCGCGAGTGCCTGCTTTCTCGTCGTCGCCATTAGTTCGTTTCGCTTGGCTCCCACCGAGCAAGGGATCGGCGGGTTCAATCTGATTGCCGAAAGCTCCGAGCCGATCTTGCCGGACCTCAACGATGCAGCCGGACGAAAGGACGCACTCGGCAAAGATGCAGCCGTGCTCGATGGCTCCGAAGTGGTGCCGATGCGCATGCGCGGCGGCGACGATGCGAGCTGTCGGAATCTCTACCAGGCCCAGCAGCCGCGCGTGCTCGGCGTGACGCCCGCGATGATCAAGCATTTTGATCAAGCCGACGTGACGAAGTTTGCTTTCGCCTCTTCGGCTGCATCGTCGGCCAGCGAGAAGAACAATCCCTGGCAACTGTTAGCGAGCAGCAAGCCGGACGAACCGATTAGCACCGTGCTCGACATGAACACGGCGCTTTACAGCTTGAAGCTCTACGGCGGCATTGGCCAGGTTTTTGAAATCGATTACGGCGACGGCCCGCCTTTAAAATTCCGCGTGGTCGGCTTGCTGTCGAACAGCTTGCTGCAAGGAAGCCTGCTGATCGGTGAAGGAGATTTTAAGCGAGTCTTCCCGCGAGTCGCCGGTTATCGATCGTTTCTCATTCGTACGCCCGCCGACGAAGTCGCCGCCGTCGAAAACTCGCTTACCGACAAGTTCGGCGACGAGGGGCTCGATATCACCGAGTCGCGCAGCCGCTTGCGCGATCTGCTCGCCGTGCAGAACACCTACATCAGCACCTTCCAAGCCCTCGGCGCGCTCGGCTTGCTCCTCGGCACGTTCGGCCTCGCTGCGGTGCAACTGCGCAACGTCCTCGAACGCCGCAAGGAACTCGCCATGATGCGGGCCATCGGCTTCCCGCCGGCCCGAGTGGCTGCGATGGTGCTACTCGAAAACGGCCTGCTCCTCTGCGGCGGCATTTTCACCGGCGTGATCGCAGCCCTCCTTGCCGTGTTGCCGCATATGTTCCTCGGCGGCGCAACCCTGCCCTGGCGCGACCTCAGCGTGATGCTCGCGGCGATTCTCATCATCGGCACGTTGGTGGGACTCATCGCCGTAAGGGCGACATTGCGCGCGCCGATTTTGCAGGCACTGCGAGGAGAATGATTCAGATAGTCCGAGTTGCTTCAGCAACTTGGGCGGCGCAGCCGCAAGAGGCATCGCGATCACCGCCCGACGTTCGCGGCAGGTAACTATTGAGATGTTCGCTTCTCTCGCAGCGTGACTTCACTAAGGATGCCTCCGGGCCGCTGCGCGGCAACGATTGCTGGCGCAATCGCTGCTATCCGTGTAGCGGCGATGATATACTTCGAATATCGAATCCGTTTCTTGGAGTGTATGAAAATGAGCAGTGGTGCTATCTACACCGAGCCACCTGATCCAAGCCATGCGCCAGTCATCAATGAGCCAGCTTGGGATCTCGCGTTGCTTTACCCAATGCAGGGTCATTGGTCGCACGAGGATTATCTGCAACTGACTGATGGAACCAATCGGCTGATTGAGTTTACTCGCGGACAGATTGAGGTGCTTCCGGTGCCGACGATCGAACATCAGCTGATTATGAAGTATCTACTCAAAATTCTGGATCAGTTTGTCGATCAACGGCAACTGGGAATCGCTTTGTGCGCAGGTACGCGCGTCTACCTCGAACCGGACAAGTATCGTGAGCCTGATATCGTCTTCAACTTCGCCGCAAAACACGCTCGCAGCGGCAAGAGATACTACCGAAGCGCCGACCTGGTAATGGAAATCGTTAGCGACGATCCAAACTCCAAGACTCGCGACTGGGAAAAGAAGGTCGCGGATTATGCAGCCGGAGGAATTGCCGAATACCGGGTTGTCGATCCGCAAGCCCAGTTGATTGTTGTCCACACGCTTGAAGGACATTCCTACAAAGTACACGGAACATTTCGCGACGGAGAGTCTGTCACTTCAAAGCTTCTCGAAGGTTTTGCGGTCGAGGTTGGTGCAGTGTTTGCCGCGGGGCGGGTTTAACTCACTCTTCCAACAGTCGTCGCAGCAAAAACTCGCACAGGATGCCTCCGGGCCGCTGCGCGGCAACGATTGCTGAAGCAATCGTTGCTATCCGTTCGAACGTTGTGAAACTACCGGCGCGGTTTATCCCGCCGCACGTCTTCCTTCGGCGGCAGCAGCGCTTTGTCCGAAATGTCTTTGCGGCACCAGGCTCCCGGCCAGCGGATGCACTTCACTGCGGTGTAGGCCTGCAGCTTGGCAGCCGAGAGCGTGTTACCGAGAGCGGTCACGCCGAGGACGCGGCCGCCGGTGTTCACCACGTTGCCGTTGACGATGTCGGTGCCGGCGTGGAAGACCTTCACGTCGGGAATGGCAGCCGCTTCGTTCAAGCCGCGGATGATGCGACCTTTTTCGTAGCTGCCGGGGTAGCCTTCGCTGGCCATCACCACGCACACCGCGTGCCGCGGGTCCCACTGCAGTTGGCCGAGCTCTTCTAGACGGCCGTCGATGGTGGCTTCGATCAAATCGACGATGTCCGTCTTCAGCCGCATCAGCAGCGGTTGGCATTCGGGATCGCCGAGGCGGACGTTGTATTCCAGCACCTTCGGCCCTTGATTGGTCAGCATGATGCCGGCGTAGAGCACGCCCTTGAACGGCTGACGCGAACGCTTCATCGCGTGGACGGTCGGCACGAGGATGTGCTCTTCGATCCAACCCATCATGCGGTCGTCGACAACCGGCGCGGGGCAATAAGCACCCATGCCGCCGGTGTTCGGACCGGTGTCGCCGTCGTGAGCGCGCTTGTGATCCTGGGCGGGCGGCAACATGACAATAGTCCGCCCGTCGGTGAAGGCGAGGATGCTTGCTTCCTGGCCATCGAGGCGATCTTCGATGATGAACTGCTTGCCGGCGTCGCCGAACTCGCGTTTGCGGGCGATGCGATCGATGGCGTCGAGCGCATCGCGCCGGCGATTGCAAACGATCACGCCTTTGCCCGCGGCCAAGCCGTCGGCTTTGACGACGACGGGGACGGTTTCATCCTCGGAAGGATAGCGATCGAGGATGAACCTCTGCGCCGTCTCGGGATTTTTGAAGACATGAAAATCAGCCGACGGCACATCGGCATGGCGGAGCATTTCTTTACAGAAAATCTTGCTCCCCTCCAGCTGTGCGGCGGCGCGACTGGGGCCAAAGACCCGCAGCTTGGCAGCTTGAAAGGCATCGACCACGCCGTCGACCAGCGGGCCTTCGGGGCCGACAACGGTCAGACCGATCTGGTTGTTCTGGGCAAATTTGATCAGGCCAGCGATGTCGTTGGCCTGAATGTTGATGTTCTCGCCTTCCTCGGCAGTTCCCGCATTGCCGGGGGCGATGAAGACCTGACTGACGCGCGAGCTCTGCCGCAGCTTCCAAGCCAGCGCGTGCTCACGTCCGCCATTGCCGATCACTAGAACTTTCATCGCCATTCCCCCGTCGCGTGCCACACTGCCAACAAGCGTTCAATATAGAAAACCGAGGCCAAATTCGTCAGGGGATGAAATGGCCGCAGTTTACGCGAGAATAGCGGCACGGCAGCCGCAGAATTGACCAGCCTCGGCCGTTCCCTTCTATTGATTTCTCGCGTTGCTTCTCACCTTTTTCCTCACACTCGTATGACCAATCGCCCCAGGATTCGCTGTTGGCAAGTCGACGCCTTTACCAATCGGCCCTTCAGCGGCAATCCGGCCGCCGTCTGCTGGCTCGAGAAGGAAGACGACCCGCAGTGGATGCAATCGGTCGCCGCGGAAATGAACCTGGCCGAAACCGCTTTTGTTCGTCGCGTCGGTGGTGAGTACGAGCTGCGCTGGTTTACGCCGACGATCGAAGTCGATCTTTGCGGACATGCCACGCTCGCGTCGGCACATGCGATGTGGTTCGCTGGAATCGTGCCG is drawn from Anatilimnocola floriformis and contains these coding sequences:
- a CDS encoding Uma2 family endonuclease, with the protein product MSSGAIYTEPPDPSHAPVINEPAWDLALLYPMQGHWSHEDYLQLTDGTNRLIEFTRGQIEVLPVPTIEHQLIMKYLLKILDQFVDQRQLGIALCAGTRVYLEPDKYREPDIVFNFAAKHARSGKRYYRSADLVMEIVSDDPNSKTRDWEKKVADYAAGGIAEYRVVDPQAQLIVVHTLEGHSYKVHGTFRDGESVTSKLLEGFAVEVGAVFAAGRV
- the purD gene encoding phosphoribosylamine--glycine ligase, with protein sequence MKVLVIGNGGREHALAWKLRQSSRVSQVFIAPGNAGTAEEGENINIQANDIAGLIKFAQNNQIGLTVVGPEGPLVDGVVDAFQAAKLRVFGPSRAAAQLEGSKIFCKEMLRHADVPSADFHVFKNPETAQRFILDRYPSEDETVPVVVKADGLAAGKGVIVCNRRRDALDAIDRIARKREFGDAGKQFIIEDRLDGQEASILAFTDGRTIVMLPPAQDHKRAHDGDTGPNTGGMGAYCPAPVVDDRMMGWIEEHILVPTVHAMKRSRQPFKGVLYAGIMLTNQGPKVLEYNVRLGDPECQPLLMRLKTDIVDLIEATIDGRLEELGQLQWDPRHAVCVVMASEGYPGSYEKGRIIRGLNEAAAIPDVKVFHAGTDIVNGNVVNTGGRVLGVTALGNTLSAAKLQAYTAVKCIRWPGAWCRKDISDKALLPPKEDVRRDKPRR